One Candidatus Zymogenus saltonus DNA segment encodes these proteins:
- the rplE gene encoding 50S ribosomal protein L5 → MARLKEYYKTEVVPQLKKDFGYDNIMQVPKITKIVVNMGLGEALQNIKVLESASEEIASITGQKPVITRAKKSIASFKLRDGNPIGCMVTLRREKMYEFLDRLINIALARVRDFRGVSPKGFDGRGNYTLGIKEQIIFPEISYDKIDKIKGMNITIVTTANTDDEGRALLAYFGMPFGG, encoded by the coding sequence ATGGCTCGTTTAAAAGAATATTACAAAACAGAGGTAGTACCCCAGCTTAAGAAGGATTTCGGGTACGATAACATTATGCAGGTCCCCAAGATTACGAAGATAGTCGTGAATATGGGACTTGGAGAGGCGCTCCAAAACATAAAGGTATTGGAAAGCGCATCCGAAGAGATCGCCTCAATTACGGGGCAAAAACCGGTGATCACCCGGGCAAAAAAATCAATCGCATCCTTCAAGCTGAGAGATGGAAATCCCATAGGCTGCATGGTGACTTTGAGAAGGGAGAAAATGTATGAATTTCTCGACCGTCTCATTAATATCGCTCTCGCAAGGGTCAGGGATTTCAGGGGCGTAAGCCCTAAAGGATTTGACGGAAGGGGAAATTATACGCTGGGAATAAAAGAACAGATCATTTTCCCGGAAATCAGCTACGACAAGATTGATAAGATCAAGGGCATGAATATAACGATAGTAACCACGGCCAATACCGACGATGAAGGAAGGGCTTTGCTGGCATATTTTGGGATGCCCTTTGGTGGTTAA
- a CDS encoding type Z 30S ribosomal protein S14, whose translation MAKKSIIAKAKRKKKFQVREYNRCPICGRPRAYYRKFDMCRICLRQLASRGDIPGMIKSSW comes from the coding sequence GTGGCAAAGAAGTCGATAATTGCCAAGGCAAAGAGGAAGAAAAAGTTTCAGGTGAGGGAGTATAACCGTTGTCCCATCTGCGGAAGGCCCAGGGCATACTACCGAAAATTCGATATGTGCAGGATTTGTCTCAGGCAACTGGCTTCCCGGGGAGATATACCCGGAATGATTAAGTCCAGCTGGTAG
- the rpsM gene encoding 30S ribosomal protein S13 yields MARIAGVDLPKNKRIIIGLTYIYGIGKTVSKKILEEAGIDFDLKTDDLTDKDITTIREIITSNYTVEGDLRKERSMNVKMLMDLGNYRGLRHRKGLPVRGQRTSTNARTRKGPKKVKIKRK; encoded by the coding sequence TTGGCAAGAATAGCTGGGGTGGACCTGCCCAAGAACAAGCGGATAATTATCGGTCTTACATATATATACGGTATCGGAAAGACCGTGTCAAAAAAGATTCTGGAAGAGGCCGGAATAGATTTTGATCTCAAGACCGATGACTTGACGGATAAGGATATAACCACCATAAGGGAGATAATAACCTCCAATTACACCGTTGAGGGAGACTTAAGGAAAGAGCGCTCCATGAACGTGAAGATGCTCATGGATCTGGGAAATTACAGGGGACTGAGACACAGAAAGGGCCTCCCCGTCAGGGGGCAGCGGACTTCCACAAACGCCCGAACCAGAAAGGGACCCAAGAAAGTAAAGATTAAGAGAAAATAG
- the rpmJ gene encoding 50S ribosomal protein L36 — translation MKVRASVKKICDKCKIIKRHGVVRIICENPKHKQRQG, via the coding sequence ATGAAGGTGAGAGCATCTGTAAAGAAGATCTGCGATAAGTGCAAGATTATTAAAAGACACGGCGTTGTTCGGATAATCTGCGAGAATCCGAAACATAAACAGCGCCAGGGATAA
- the infA gene encoding translation initiation factor IF-1: MPKEEAIEVEGTVQEVLPNAMFKVELENGHKVLAHISGKMRMHFIKILKGDKVTVELSPYDLSRGRITYRSK, translated from the coding sequence ATGCCGAAGGAAGAGGCCATAGAGGTTGAGGGTACGGTGCAGGAGGTCCTGCCGAATGCCATGTTCAAGGTAGAGCTGGAAAATGGTCACAAGGTATTGGCGCACATCTCTGGAAAGATGAGGATGCATTTTATAAAGATCCTGAAGGGAGACAAGGTTACCGTGGAACTTTCACCATACGATCTCTCCAGAGGCAGGATAACATACCGTTCAAAATAG
- the rpmD gene encoding 50S ribosomal protein L30 produces MSKKQTKTISVTQTRSGIGRPEKHKKVLKGMGLGKMHRTVELPDTPESWGMIKKVIHLVEVKE; encoded by the coding sequence ATGAGTAAAAAGCAAACGAAGACCATAAGCGTGACTCAGACCAGGAGCGGTATCGGAAGACCCGAAAAACATAAAAAGGTCCTGAAGGGAATGGGTCTCGGCAAGATGCACAGGACCGTCGAGCTTCCCGACACCCCCGAGAGCTGGGGGATGATAAAGAAAGTCATTCACCTTGTTGAGGTAAAGGAGTAG
- a CDS encoding 50S ribosomal protein L18 has product MKKLSKSVSGRIRRKKRIKLKIRGTSAKPRLCVFRSAKHIYAQIVDDSLRVTLASSSSVDKEIAKKFGKGGGGNIGAAKIVGKSIAEKAGAKGIKTVVFDRGGYLYHGRVKALADAARERGLEF; this is encoded by the coding sequence GTGAAGAAGCTGTCAAAGAGTGTTTCAGGGAGAATTAGGAGAAAAAAGCGGATAAAGCTGAAGATAAGGGGAACTTCAGCCAAGCCGAGGCTCTGCGTTTTCAGAAGCGCAAAACATATTTATGCCCAGATTGTCGACGATAGTCTCAGGGTGACTCTGGCCAGTTCGTCAAGCGTGGATAAGGAAATCGCAAAGAAGTTCGGGAAAGGCGGCGGGGGAAATATAGGAGCCGCCAAAATAGTGGGTAAAAGCATCGCGGAGAAGGCCGGAGCAAAAGGGATAAAAACGGTGGTTTTCGACCGGGGCGGCTATCTCTACCACGGGAGGGTAAAGGCGCTGGCCGATGCGGCGAGAGAAAGAGGGCTGGAGTTTTAG
- the rplF gene encoding 50S ribosomal protein L6, with product MSRIGKKPVPIPEGVEVVVKDGEIVVTGPRGSLSQSIPSEVTVKVENNGIVVTSDKDLRKSKAFQGLCRALIDNMVVGVSNGITKSLEINGLGYRADVDGNELVLNLGYSNPVRFGLPDGITASVEKNTLITIQGIDKQLVGQVAANIRNLRKPEPYKGKGIKYAGEKIRRKAGKTGA from the coding sequence ATGTCAAGGATAGGCAAAAAGCCCGTTCCAATACCGGAAGGAGTCGAGGTCGTTGTCAAGGATGGAGAGATCGTGGTGACCGGCCCAAGGGGGAGCCTCAGCCAATCCATCCCATCGGAGGTCACCGTTAAGGTGGAAAATAACGGGATAGTCGTGACCTCGGATAAAGATTTAAGGAAATCTAAAGCGTTTCAGGGTCTTTGCAGGGCGCTGATAGACAACATGGTTGTCGGTGTTTCCAATGGGATCACTAAATCCCTGGAGATAAATGGATTGGGCTACAGGGCCGATGTCGATGGAAATGAACTCGTGTTGAACCTAGGCTATTCCAATCCTGTCAGGTTTGGGCTTCCCGATGGAATAACGGCGAGTGTAGAAAAAAATACACTAATAACGATTCAAGGCATAGACAAGCAGCTGGTTGGTCAGGTGGCCGCGAATATAAGAAATTTAAGAAAGCCCGAGCCTTACAAGGGGAAGGGAATCAAGTATGCTGGTGAGAAGATCAGGAGAAAGGCCGGGAAGACCGGCGCTTAA
- a CDS encoding 50S ribosomal protein L24, which translates to MATRLKTKIKKNDTVQVISGKHKDEKGKVLRVNLEKGQVIVEKINFIKRHMRPSSAHRQGGIIEKEGPIQISNVMIVCPKCNVPVKVGKKVLEDGKKVRFCKRCDEILDR; encoded by the coding sequence ATGGCCACCAGATTAAAGACAAAAATAAAAAAGAACGACACGGTTCAGGTAATTTCAGGAAAGCACAAGGACGAGAAGGGAAAGGTCTTGAGGGTGAATCTCGAAAAGGGACAAGTTATCGTAGAGAAGATAAACTTCATCAAGAGACATATGAGACCGAGCTCGGCCCACAGGCAGGGAGGAATCATCGAAAAGGAGGGTCCCATTCAAATATCCAACGTGATGATCGTCTGCCCCAAGTGCAACGTTCCTGTAAAGGTGGGGAAAAAGGTCTTGGAAGACGGCAAGAAGGTGAGATTCTGTAAAAGATGTGATGAAATTTTAGATAGATAG
- the rpsQ gene encoding 30S ribosomal protein S17 gives MATSGKRRTLTGMVVSDKMDKTIVVEVQRKLMHPIYKKFINKRKRYMAHDSENQCGIGDKVVILESRPLSRKKRWVLREVLEKAE, from the coding sequence ATGGCGACTAGCGGTAAAAGACGCACATTAACAGGAATGGTGGTCAGCGATAAGATGGACAAGACAATTGTTGTGGAGGTTCAGCGTAAGCTTATGCACCCCATTTACAAAAAGTTTATAAACAAAAGAAAAAGATACATGGCTCACGATTCCGAAAACCAGTGCGGAATCGGCGATAAGGTAGTTATACTCGAAAGCAGACCGTTGAGCAGAAAAAAACGTTGGGTTCTAAGGGAGGTCCTCGAAAAGGCCGAATAG
- the rpsH gene encoding 30S ribosomal protein S8 — MTMTDPIADMLTRIRNAQMAKHESVDISSSKMKLAIAEILKEEGYILDYKELKDDKHQIIRIRLKYIEDGDLVIKKIERVSKPGRRIYVNSKEIPHVLRGYGISILSTSKGIMSDRKARKEKVGGELLIKVW; from the coding sequence ATGACAATGACCGATCCCATTGCCGATATGCTCACACGTATAAGAAACGCCCAGATGGCAAAACACGAAAGCGTGGACATATCTTCATCTAAGATGAAATTGGCAATTGCAGAGATACTGAAAGAAGAAGGTTATATACTGGACTACAAGGAGCTCAAGGACGACAAACACCAGATAATAAGAATTCGTCTTAAATATATCGAAGACGGCGATCTGGTAATAAAAAAGATCGAGAGGGTGTCAAAGCCGGGCCGTCGTATATACGTAAACAGCAAAGAGATCCCGCACGTCTTGAGGGGCTACGGTATTTCAATACTCTCCACATCGAAGGGAATAATGTCGGATCGGAAGGCAAGAAAGGAAAAGGTCGGCGGAGAACTCCTAATTAAGGTCTGGTGA
- the rplO gene encoding 50S ribosomal protein L15 has protein sequence MDLSNLKPREGAIKKKKRVARGEAGKGGKTAGRGYNGQNSRSGGKVRPGFEGGQMPLARRLPKRGFKNLFKKDYSIINLRDLSRFEVNGVVDTDELMKEKKIDKAKNGIKVLGVGEVKKALTVKAHKFSKSAKEKIEACGGKVEVI, from the coding sequence ATGGATCTTTCCAACCTGAAACCAAGAGAAGGGGCCATAAAAAAGAAAAAGAGGGTGGCCCGGGGAGAGGCCGGAAAAGGCGGAAAGACGGCGGGACGGGGCTATAATGGGCAGAATTCCCGCTCCGGGGGGAAGGTAAGGCCCGGCTTCGAGGGGGGACAGATGCCCCTGGCAAGGAGGCTTCCCAAGAGGGGATTCAAGAACCTCTTTAAAAAGGATTACTCGATAATAAACCTCAGAGACCTGAGCAGGTTCGAGGTAAACGGCGTTGTGGACACAGACGAGTTGATGAAGGAAAAGAAGATAGATAAGGCGAAAAACGGTATCAAGGTGTTGGGTGTGGGGGAGGTCAAAAAGGCCCTTACCGTCAAGGCCCACAAATTTTCAAAGTCCGCAAAGGAGAAAATAGAGGCCTGCGGTGGAAAGGTGGAGGTGATCTAA
- a CDS encoding adenylate kinase — protein MSNKKNIILLGPPGAGKGTQAVRMSEKYKIPQISTGDILRSAVAAGTELGKEAKKFMDRGDLVPDEVVVGLVEERLKDADCKNGYILDGFPRTVNQAKSLDKMLGGKGDGISHVISIEVDNDELLKRLTGRRTCRECKAMYHVVFEPPKSEGKCDKCGGELYQRDDDKEETIKARLKVYADQTEPLIEYYSEKGLKRSIAGSGGIDNIFKKITEVLEG, from the coding sequence ATGTCAAACAAAAAAAACATTATTCTGTTGGGGCCCCCGGGGGCCGGTAAGGGAACCCAGGCCGTGAGAATGTCGGAAAAATATAAAATTCCTCAGATTTCCACGGGCGACATATTAAGAAGTGCCGTGGCCGCGGGGACGGAGCTCGGCAAGGAGGCGAAAAAGTTCATGGACAGGGGCGACCTTGTTCCCGACGAGGTGGTCGTGGGACTCGTGGAGGAGAGGCTCAAAGATGCTGATTGCAAAAACGGCTATATCTTGGACGGCTTCCCGAGGACCGTAAATCAGGCGAAATCCCTGGACAAGATGCTGGGAGGGAAGGGGGACGGGATCAGTCATGTAATCAGCATTGAGGTCGATAACGATGAGCTGCTGAAAAGGCTTACCGGAAGGAGAACCTGCAGGGAATGCAAGGCCATGTACCATGTTGTTTTCGAACCACCCAAATCCGAGGGCAAATGTGATAAGTGCGGCGGAGAGCTTTACCAGAGGGACGACGACAAAGAGGAGACGATAAAGGCAAGGCTCAAGGTTTATGCCGATCAGACCGAGCCCCTTATAGAATACTACAGCGAAAAGGGCCTTAAGAGGTCGATTGCCGGGAGCGGGGGAATAGACAATATTTTCAAGAAAATAACCGAGGTTTTGGAAGGATAA
- the secY gene encoding preprotein translocase subunit SecY: MTSGFQNIFKIPELKNRILITFALLAVYRVGIHIPTPGTDTAALSAFFDSASGTLFGFFDMFSGGGLSNLSVFALGIMPYISASIILQLLTVVIPYLERLSKEGEEGRKKITQYTRYGTVVLSAFQGFAISFGLEQMQSPFGDPIVLDPGWSFRIMTMITLTAGTAFIMWLGEQITERGIGNGISLIIFAGIVARMPAAILQSIGLVGEAGISPLSFLIILAVMIVVVAAIIYMERGQRRLPVQYAKRVVGRKMYGGSSTHLPLRINTSGVIPPIFASSILMFPLTIFNFLPKNISDSHPWILSLQNQFSPVAPLYNVLYVLLIVFFCYFYTAVTFNPIDVADNMKRYGGFIPGIRPGRKTSEYIDKVLTRITLVGAFYVAAVCVLPTILIALYNVPFYFGGTALLIVVGVALDTAQQIESHMITRHYDGFMKKGKLKGRRG, translated from the coding sequence GTGACGTCGGGATTCCAGAATATATTTAAAATCCCTGAGCTCAAAAACAGGATTCTAATAACCTTTGCGCTTCTGGCGGTCTACAGGGTCGGTATCCACATCCCAACGCCGGGCACCGATACAGCAGCCCTCTCCGCCTTTTTCGACAGCGCCTCGGGCACACTCTTTGGATTCTTCGACATGTTTTCGGGCGGCGGATTGAGTAACCTCTCGGTCTTCGCCCTGGGGATTATGCCCTACATCAGCGCCTCCATTATCCTCCAGCTCTTGACGGTGGTTATACCTTATCTCGAGAGGCTGTCAAAAGAGGGGGAGGAGGGCAGAAAAAAGATCACCCAGTATACACGCTACGGGACGGTGGTCCTCTCGGCGTTTCAGGGATTCGCCATAAGCTTCGGACTGGAGCAGATGCAGAGCCCCTTCGGGGACCCCATCGTTCTCGATCCCGGCTGGTCATTCAGGATCATGACGATGATTACACTTACCGCCGGCACCGCCTTCATAATGTGGCTCGGCGAGCAGATCACCGAGAGGGGAATCGGAAACGGAATCTCCCTTATAATATTCGCCGGAATCGTGGCGAGGATGCCCGCCGCCATTCTGCAGTCCATCGGCCTTGTCGGCGAGGCGGGAATATCGCCCCTAAGCTTCCTCATAATCTTGGCCGTGATGATTGTTGTAGTTGCGGCGATTATTTATATGGAACGGGGACAGAGAAGGCTCCCCGTGCAATATGCAAAGCGGGTTGTGGGAAGAAAGATGTACGGCGGGAGCAGCACGCATCTCCCGTTGAGGATAAATACGTCCGGGGTTATCCCGCCGATATTTGCCTCATCAATACTCATGTTTCCGCTGACTATTTTCAACTTTCTGCCGAAAAATATCAGTGATAGTCATCCGTGGATACTCTCTCTGCAAAACCAGTTCAGCCCGGTGGCCCCGTTGTACAACGTCCTCTACGTTTTATTGATCGTCTTCTTCTGCTATTTCTACACGGCGGTTACCTTTAATCCAATAGACGTCGCTGATAATATGAAGAGATACGGCGGCTTTATCCCCGGGATCAGGCCGGGGAGAAAAACTTCCGAGTATATAGACAAGGTCCTGACGAGGATCACCCTTGTGGGAGCGTTTTACGTTGCGGCGGTCTGCGTGCTGCCGACGATCCTCATAGCCCTTTACAACGTTCCGTTCTACTTCGGAGGAACGGCGCTTCTGATCGTTGTGGGTGTGGCCCTAGATACCGCCCAGCAGATAGAGTCCCACATGATAACGAGACACTACGACGGGTTTATGAAGAAGGGCAAGTTAAAGGGGAGGAGAGGATAA
- the rpsE gene encoding 30S ribosomal protein S5, translating to MSFFPDENEFIDKVVHINRVAKVVKGGRRFSFSAMVVVGDGKGQVGYGMGKAQEVPEAIRKGIEKAKKNMIKVPLLKSTIPFDVIGRYGAGKVMLKSASEGTGIIAGGAVRAVVETAGIKNILTKCLGSHNPHNLVKATIDGLTQLRTPEDIARIRGKSVENLGVEKK from the coding sequence ATGTCGTTTTTTCCTGACGAAAATGAATTCATAGACAAGGTAGTTCATATAAACCGGGTGGCGAAGGTCGTAAAGGGGGGAAGGCGCTTTTCGTTTTCAGCAATGGTAGTTGTGGGCGACGGAAAAGGCCAGGTGGGATACGGAATGGGTAAAGCCCAGGAGGTCCCGGAGGCTATAAGGAAGGGAATCGAGAAAGCGAAGAAGAACATGATAAAGGTACCTCTCTTGAAATCCACCATTCCGTTCGATGTCATAGGGAGGTACGGGGCTGGGAAGGTCATGCTGAAATCGGCCTCTGAGGGAACCGGGATCATCGCGGGCGGGGCCGTCAGGGCCGTTGTTGAGACGGCGGGGATAAAAAACATCCTCACCAAGTGTCTCGGTTCACACAATCCCCACAACCTCGTTAAGGCCACCATCGACGGCTTAACCCAGCTTAGAACACCTGAGGATATTGCCCGGATTCGCGGCAAATCGGTTGAAAATTTGGGCGTGGAAAAGAAGTAA
- the rplN gene encoding 50S ribosomal protein L14, whose protein sequence is MIQMQTILNVADNSGAKKLFTIKVLGGSRVKYASLGDIVTVSVREAIPNSKVKKGDVVKAVVVRTKKEVRRPDGTYIKFDDNSAVLINAQGEPIGTRIFGPVARELRAKRFMKIVSLAPEVL, encoded by the coding sequence ATGATTCAGATGCAGACCATTTTAAACGTGGCCGATAACTCAGGCGCAAAAAAGCTCTTTACAATAAAAGTGCTTGGGGGATCGAGGGTAAAATATGCCTCCCTTGGGGATATAGTGACCGTTTCGGTAAGGGAAGCTATACCTAATTCCAAGGTAAAGAAGGGCGATGTCGTCAAGGCGGTTGTCGTAAGGACGAAAAAGGAAGTGCGCAGACCCGACGGAACATACATCAAATTCGATGACAACTCCGCGGTGTTGATAAATGCCCAGGGGGAGCCTATAGGAACCCGAATTTTTGGACCCGTTGCGAGGGAGCTTCGTGCCAAGAGGTTCATGAAGATCGTCTCTCTCGCCCCGGAAGTCTTATAG
- the rpmC gene encoding 50S ribosomal protein L29: MKASDLRDLSVEELMDREETLSQELFNLRFQRAANQLENKMKIRLTKRDRARVLTVIKEKMLEEERKKGDGD; the protein is encoded by the coding sequence ATGAAGGCTAGTGATCTGAGAGATCTCTCGGTGGAAGAGCTGATGGATCGTGAAGAAACCCTCTCTCAAGAACTCTTTAACTTGAGGTTTCAGAGGGCGGCCAATCAGCTCGAAAATAAAATGAAGATAAGGTTAACCAAAAGGGACAGGGCGAGGGTGCTGACGGTTATAAAGGAAAAGATGCTCGAAGAAGAGAGGAAAAAAGGAGATGGCGACTAG